A segment of the Scomber japonicus isolate fScoJap1 chromosome 5, fScoJap1.pri, whole genome shotgun sequence genome:
ttGAGAACGTCACTGGGATATTTGACCTTTTGTCCATATCCTTATTCAGCTCAGTCCAACACACGATGCACTAAAGCTGCTCATTCATACATGAAAAAGGTAGACATtatattttaagaaaaataaaccaTTTTACAAGGTTTTATGTaggaaataacaaaacaaagtttaataaacattattattattgttgtaattATGGATTCCACACAtcttaaaatgtatgttttgaagaacagcaggtcatgtgacagtgtgtgcagtcttttatttaaacagaagaTGGCAGTGTTCACATCCTATATTACCTTTATTATAACTGATGAAGGGTGTTACGGCCAATATTTTACATGAAAAGGTAAGTTTGATTAAATAATAAGGCCACTACAAAGTCAGCATAATATCAATGTATTGTTGTTAGTTttgtcatcagtcatcagtgaACAGCATCAACGGTCATGTTAGAATAGTCCACAAATAGTAGAGAGACTTAATTGAAATGTCAAATTCAGTAAAACTGAAACGCCTACAATggcatttttttgtcattttcagacACAAGTGTAAAAATCCCCATAGTCTGGCATTGCCATACAATGCTGAACTATTGGGGAGATGGGGTCTTCACAACCTGACAGAGAAACAGCTGTTCCAGCTGTTACTGCAAAATGATCCTTACCTGCTGCCTGAGGTAGGTCATTCTGGCACCAGTGACAAACAGAGGGGGGACTTGAGAATCTCTTGGGATGTAAATCTCTGAATGATATATTTCTGCTGTAACACTATGGttaccccccaccaccaccccacacCTAGATATGCCCGCATTACAACAAGGGCAACGGTTTGCACGGCTCCTGCAGGTTCACCACTTCCTGCACCAAGCTGCATGTCTGCCTGCACCATCTCCAAGGTGACTGTAAGTTTGGCTCGGACTGTAAGAGGGCCCATAACATTGACGCACAAGGAATGAAGATTTTCCGAGGGTTCAGTCAGGAGAACATTGCAAACCTTCTTAAGATCTACAGAAATAAATTCATCATCATGGGTCAGCAGGGGAGAAAACCTTCTGCTGTTGCTGGTAAAGAATTACTTTCATAAATAAGCGAGAACTATTTGTCATTTCATAATAGTGGTTGTTTACACTAtagcttgtatgtgtgtgtgtctcctgcaGCACTGCCAGAGGTGAAAGGCCCCGTTCAGCAGCTTTCCCAGAAGCCCTCCCAAAGCAAGCCCACATCTCCCACATCCCTTACATCCCCCACACCCCTTGCTAGTTCTGCAGGTGCACCTAAAACCATAAGTGATGCTGAAAGGGATGAAATCTGCCTCTTCTTCATTCGCAAACACTGCAGCTTCAAAGGTAACATCACTGCTGCTGGAAAAGACAAGTCATATCTACAGAAACCTCTAAATACATGTGTGTAGATCTGCCCTGCCTTTATATACTTGTTTGCTTTGGGGTTTTTTGCAGACAAGTGTGCCCGTGTCCATTGGGACTCACCTTACCGATGGCAGGTTTTAGAGCGCGATATGACTTGGAAGGACCTGCTCAATATGGAGGACATTGAGAAGGCCTACTGTGACCCAGGACAAGACACAAGCTGTACTGATCAAGCGGCGTCGCCCACCTTGGGGGGGATTTTTCgacttctttcttttcaaaggtgaacattatgaataaatgaatcaatcaaaTCTTATTTACAAAGCACCTCTCATACAAGTCAAATACAAATCAAAGTGCTTTGTGTGATTGATAACGCACAGGATGGGAGTAATGTACGACAAGATTCAAGTAAAATACCAAGAATTATATATGTGacttataaaatgtaaataaaacaaatgttaaatgataataataaaaggtaaatattttataaaacttTATAACCCTAACCACACTATTGTCCTGGTTTATATGTGTTACAGAGCAACAATTCCATTTAAAGTCTAGTATTCACATAAGTTGAAGTGTTAGGGGGAATTATTGGTTGACTTTCACTGCTTGCTTTCAGCCCTGCACCCCCAGCTGTGCAGTCAGTTGACTTCATGACAATGACATACAAAGGGTCTCCGGTTCGTCGCCTGTCCACCGCCTCCTCTGTCACCAAGCCCCCTCACTTCATTCTTACAACTAAGTGGCTCTGGTACTGGAAGGATGAGAATGGGAAGTGGCAGGAGTTTGGACAGGTCAGTCAGAAGATGATGAGAGCAGCTATAAGTCTCAATTATCGATGAGagtattatgtttttttaagaatcTATAATTCTGTATAGTAGAGTACCTGTTTGAGGGAACAAGTGATTGATGATTTTGTTATTCAGTTCAGTTGTAAttaattttcatgttttatgaaatGATACTTGGAACCTTTGATTAATtctactgttttgtgtttttctgtttaggGTGACACACAAGCCTCTACCACTTCTCAAACTCTGGAGAACGTGTACCTGGCAGATAAAGACGCACAGATTCATTTTAGTGCTGGCAGACAGCAGTATGTTCTCAACTTCAAAGGTGCAACGGGAACCCCACCGATGTATCAGCAGAACATAAAATACCACACACAACGAGAGGTCAGAAGGAGGCCTCTCTTTGTGTCTGCTCAAGATGTGGAGGCGCAGCTGAAGAGGTATTTTTAGAGGAAAGTTTTGTATTATCCTTTTAAGTTCAGCTATCTCTGTGTCTCTAGTGAGTTCTGCAGTCAGACAGTTCATACCATATGCTTGTCTTCTCAGCAGTGCACCTAGCTTGAGCTCCTCCACTGCTGACAGTGTCCCATCCTACTGGGACAAGAGTGCCCTGCCTGATTTTGGATACAAGGTATCTTCATAGCTTGTATTATGCAATACCCCGCCCTACCCCCAGCTCAGAATACTGAATAGATATTTAAACCTTTGATTGATGACCTCTTTTTGTCTACACTAATCTCTTCTCTTTCAGCTCGTGCCTCTTCCCCAATCTAACGAGTACTATAAAATGATTGCGATGTTGTTTAGGAGCACCATGCCAAAGAGTAAAATCAACAGCATCAAGAGAATCCAGAACCCCTCTCTGTGGAAAGTCTTTCAGTGGTAAATCACAGACAGGGCtcattagtaataataatttgtgctGCCCTAAAACATGCGACggcattcatttttaaaatattttgtgttcAGGCAGAGAGAGCAGATGAAGTTGAGGAGTGGAGGGAAACCTGTGGAAGAGAAGTACTTGTTCCATGGGACAGATGACTCCCTGCTTGAGGCCATCTGTGAGCAAAACTTTGACTGGAGGATGTGTGGTGTCCATGGCACGGCCTACGGCAAAGGTACAGAATGAGCACCTTAGAATTTCAGGAAtatcataaatatatcacatattGAAACCACAAAAAAGTGACTGtgctctgtttttgtgtgttagcAATAAACTGATGTAGGAAGCTGTCCAGAGCAAACTTATACTTTGTCCAGCCGTAACATGATCTCAGAAGCTGTGACATTAATTACAAATGATTCTAGATCTTAAATCCACTgcacattaaaagtgttcaaaaCACATCATTTTGTAAGGAGTTCAGAGTTTACCAGGCTTTCAGAACTTCAAGTCAATCATGAAGCAGCAGTATACTACCATGACAGATACTTTTTCTTTTGGACTGTGTCATTAGGgtaacatttttatcttttttaaggGAGCTACTTTGCCAAAGATGCGTCCTACTCAGACAGATACGCTGGCATCAAAGGAAACCGACACAAGATCATGTTTGTGGCTCTGGTCCTGGTGGGGGAGTACACCAAGGGAACCAGCAGCTATGTTCGGCCCCCACCGAAAGGAAACAGCAGAACCTTCTATGACAGTTGCGTTAACTGCACGAGTAACCCCGGCATCTTTGTCATCTTTGAAAAGCAACAGATTTATCCAGAGTACATCATTGACTATTCATAAGTTGTGACAATAATGCATTGGTCAGGGGAATTTTCTTCAGTTGAAATGCTCTATTTTGGTAGCTGCCTGTGGCTTTAAGGGTTTGTGGAGTTTTATATGTGCAATATCATCAACAAAGATGTGTGGCAAGATCAGAACTCATATGTACTTGTTATCCACCTAGCTATCTATGGGATATTTCTGCAGATTATTAGCTATAAGAAAATACTTTTGCATTACAGATTGTATACAATTGTTTTTCCTTTGAAAATGTTTCTCTACATGATGGTGTCTATTTAGTCATGACAATTTCTGATCACTAGTCTAAATTGAGGATACTAATACTAAACATGTTTCAATTCCCCTATTGctgtgcaataaaaaaaaaagaaatcacatccTGCCATGAAAgtagtttatgtatttatttaactttattttcatgatgtatccaacagaaaacacacattctaATATTTAATTACACACAAGTGGCATCGGACCTTTTTAAACAGGCCTTTAATTTCCTTTGATCACAGTTGCTGTAATAGATTTATTACTGTATACATTCAAGATTAAAATTCATATTGTATTCAACAAAAATCACTCATCATCGTCATTAGATAAAATTCAAACTAAGATGAAAGTTACTTAACCACATGACAAATAATCACGTAATGCCCTTCAAGTATAAATGTGCGTAAAGAATCATGAATGACATAAGTGGATCAGGTATCAGAAAACAATAGTTTGATCTGCTCCTTTCATGCATCATCTTTTGAACAAACCAAACTGCAGGGAGATATCAGTAGTGATGCTATAGggaatcacacatacacagaccaAACCCATGTGTGGACATGCTGGTGTTGTGTCAGTCTATGGGAAGCAGCAGCAAAGAGTGAGCAGCTTTGTTAAACAACAGACTGCCCATTTGGTGACGGAATGTGCAACCTTTCAAGTTCAGGTCTGGCTGAACAAGCCCTACAGGCTCGTTTTgtcattacttttattattagatTTTACATAACACACTGCACAAGTTTTAATTtcactttcttttccttttcatcaCTGCATTATACAAACCAGAGTAAATTGAGAAGATGATAAGTTAAACCTTTAAAACTTAATGCTACAgtgtaaaatagaaaaataattacttaaaaaaacattgtacCAATGAATGGttgataaaaaaacacttttcctaTATAAGCTAAAAATGATCAATATTGCTAAGTATATTGAGGTAAGAGTCTGTGAGTTGCTCGTTTTAAGCAAAGTGCAACCTTATTCCTCTGTTACTCTCTCTATGTTCTCCCTCGctctttcttgttgttttatCACACTAACAATCAAAGAGGTCAGGCACACCTAAGCTGCCTGATTGGACAGGTGAAGAGCACCTGAACCAACTACAATTGTGTGCAAATGTCACATAGCAGTGCTATTCTCCATCTTCAGTCCACTGTCCAGCTCACCCTCAATCAAAAAAGGCACTAGATGGAGGTATACTGTGTATAGTAACTTatcatttcttttaatttgttcaggTAAACTCTGGAGAGAATTGAATCCATTAATAGTGAGCCACTATGAGAATATAGACCTGCAGGATGGTTTGTTGCTCCTCATTCTTCTTTCCTGTACCATCTAGGAGACAACACTCATTGTCTAATCATCTGGAGGAGAATCCACTCAACCTTCTTCAGTGTCTCTTCTTGTGATTTTCACAAATATGCCATTTTTAGGTCCTAGAGTGCTTGACGACTTCAACTCAAGAGGAACCTGAAAGAAAAAAGCCCCATATGTGAAAGAAACATCTtccatatgtttattttaatttagctGACATATACAAAGTACATTTTGATCACATTATCACATCATAGTTCCATTAGCTAAATTTGGCAAGTTACAGCAATCTGTGATGTCTAGTCACACCCATAACTGCATGTTTGTGTCTAAGTGTGTAAATCATTTCTGTGACTCAAAAATATCTGTAGTAGATAATGCAGATGCTATTTGTAGCATTTAAAGCATCAAAGTCACCTTGACATTGCTTAttgtttaatgttcatttatcCATTCCAACCCACCTTTGTCTCAGAGCAGGCCACAACACTGAACCTCTGGAACAGATTAACTAGAGCCATTTTGATTTCCAGTTGGGCGAGCCTCATTCCCACACAGTTTCGGGGGCCAGCCCCAAACGGCAGGTAGACAAATGGATGTCTACTGGCTTTGGCTTCTGGTGTGAATCTGCAGATCAACCACAAGTTGTATTTACGGATGAATTAAAAACTACAGCAAATCGGAATTATTTTAGCTTTAGTGCAGTACAAGGATTTTACTGCTGTTGAAAATAGTGTTGAACATGTTAAGTGTCAAGATGGTACTAcaacatttactgtacatgttaaTGTGAAATGCTTTCACAACTGGACTGCAGGGACACAGTTTACATAGTGGTGTTAAATGGTAAAACAAGAAGAGAACGTTGCATGTGGCTCATTCAGCATCATTGTATACAtcaaacttttaacttttaccACTTTTTATGGTATTGTAGACAAAGGACAAATTAGAATTAGATACCACAAGCTAACAGTTTTAACAGTCATTATGTGTTAGCTATTCAATACCAAAAAATCAATCATGTGACGATTGACCATGTGATGTGGTGATTGTTTTGTGCTGTTCTGAGCTGGTTTTACTCATATTCAGCTGAAAGTAATGTGACATCATATCAGAAGTTTGATTGTGTAAGTTAATgttacagacacaaaacaatacaaatggCTCAACCAATGACCAGTAACAGGTGATAACAGACACATTTGAGAGCAAATTCAGTGAGCCATCTACAAGATTTAGATGATAGTGACACACAAGCTGAAGACTCTAAAAACTGTAAGACTGTAAAAACAaccatctacccttctttttttttaaagaataataataattttaccAAAAACACAATTCACAACACGACTGTCTACCTTTCTGGGATGAACTTCTCAGGCTCTGGCCAGTACTCTGGGTCGCGGTGGAGGAAGCCTGCTGGGATCTCCAGCGTTGCTCCTTTAGGGAGACACTGGCCGTTCACCACGCAGTCATTGTCGATGTCTCTAGCAAACCTTTGTGGGACAAATTGCCATAGAAAAGGGTAATCATGCAAGTTATATACAactaatttttcatttttactccaTGCATGCTACTCTCATCATGCCTGTGAAGTGTCAGCCAGTGTGATCACAACAAAAAGTGAACTGTACCGAGTGACAATGTCCCAGTTAATGTTACTACTTTACCTGAATCCAGGAGGGTAAAGGCGCAATGCTTCACTTATAACCATGTCCAAATACTTCAGCTCCTGGACATTTGTGTAATTTGGTGCCTCCTACAAGGAAatagacaacaacaaaaaaacacatttagagtAATGTATTAAAACTTGTAAAAGAAACTTCAAATGAGGTAAACCTACAACTCTCCACTGTGACTCAGTACCATAATGAGATCATAATGAACCACAAGGCAAGGCAACATACTCACATGTCTGGTGAAGAAATCATCCACCTCTTCCTGCACTCTACATTGACATTCAGGGTTAAGGGCCAGCAGATAGCAAGTGAAGGCCAGTGTGTTGCTGCTGGTTTCGTAGCCCGCCAGGAGGAACACGAAAGACTGACCCACGATCTCGTCTTCTGTTATCATCTTTTTCTGTGGACGCCTGGTGGGTGTCTCCTGTGAGTTAAGACGGTCATCCTGATTCGAGGTTGACGGCTGTGCCTGCTGGTCCCTGTATTCAGGCTCATCAGTATGGTTCGCTGTGTCAAAGTGCTccacagacacagactcacTGCTGCTCCGTGCATCCAACATCAGCTGAAGGAAATCTCTACGCCTCTACATACAGAAACATACATAAGAAATTAACTACATAAATATATCCATGCAGGAAACTGTGGGTGGTCCATAGAAATATGTCAATGAAGTATCACAGatttaacacacattttcaggTTGTACTGTGTTTGAGATGATTAAATTCACCTGTTCAGGAGgctgctcctctctctgttcGATGATCCTCTGAATGCTGCGGATGAAGAACTGATTCATCTGGTCTCGCCTGTTGTTGGGGATGAATTTCGCCAGAGGAGCCATGATAAATGGAAATGCAACTGCACATAAAAACAAGAGTTTGTTTTACACATTAGCACATGACTcaatgtgattttttaaaattttatgcAAATTTTTCTTCATATTCATCATCCAAATTAGAATTATTTGGGAACCCCAGATACACTCCTCTTAAATCTAAGCAAAAGCAATAGTATTCCCTTCTATTTCTGGTCGATTTCTTAATTCAATTCATTCTTTATCCTTCATAGCATTCCTATAGAAGCATGTCTCAAACATCATActttatatgtaaatatataaatatgaacaaaTAGATTTGACTAACTGAAAACCAGCATGATGGGCCTGAAGAAATTAAAGGTGAAGAACGTCTGAGCGTGGTTGACAAAAGGATCATCTGGGTTGTTCTGAGAGTCCACCTGAGTTGCAAATGCCACACTGGCGATAACATCCATAGTGAAGCAGCCAAAACACCTGAGAACAGAACAAAACTAAGTAATCTTGATTGTGTATGTTGATTTTGTGTGCGATTTGttgatgtgtttgtatttacttGTGAATGTCGAAGGCTTCCCCTGACTCGGCATAGATGTTCAAGTTATTCATCAGGGAGCTGGTGGCTGTGTTGATGAGTGGAACCATCTAcaggaaatacaaaacaaagcATTACTTGTTATAATCGaagactgaaagaaaaatgcaaaacCTGTCCTGTACTGCTGCCAGCTCCACACGTCTTTCACTCCATCTGTGATGGTAACTtaaccagacaaaaaaaatctctgaTGTAACTGTGAGGTGCATCATACAACCATTTATCTGCCCTTTCTAATTGAAAAATATACATATCCTCTGAGTCTGATCAGCACCCACCAACCTGAGCATTCCTATCTCACCTCCTTCATCTTGGCAGCACTGAAGGACGGCGTCAGGATACTACGGACTCTCTTCCACCTTTCATTCCTCAGCATGAGCAGACAGTCGGTCATGGGTTTGGTGGCAAAGCGAATAGTCTATATAGAGGGGCAAGAGAGTATAGGCACTGACATTTGTTATTGTTACATGATCAACAAACTTCATATTGGAATCAGCACATAGTGGACATCAAATGTATGAAGCAGCTGTTTCTACTCTATTAGACAAGTTTCAGTTAAGTCCTCACCATTCTGTTTGGGAAGCTGCTGAAATCTTTGACCATCACTTGTCTGAGCATGTCAGGGTcggccaccaccaccactgctcTCCGACCCAAATAATACCTAAAATACACCAAGTGGAGCCTCAGTCAAATCAAACAACATCTTAATGCTTCTAACACAGGTTTCTATCTACAAAGTGTAGATAGAGAAAGAATTGCTTGTTTTACTTACCCACAAACTCTGCCGTGTGTTTTTATGAGGTCACTGATAGGGTTgaaaaaaccctgaaaacaaCATTAAAGAGCAACATCAGAACAGATTAGAAACAGAAAGCAATTATTGACGCTCTTTAAGAATTAAATAATTAcaacactgaaactgaaaactaTTAATGGAGGCATGTGTGTTTAAACATGTTCACTTACATAAATCAAAATTGCgaaaacttgtgtgtgttttcagtagAACATGCTTTTCATgacttttgctttttattttttggttgttgttgttttgttaatGCAGAAAATGTGATTGCCAGCAGGGGCAGTCACAATTGCAGTGAAGCCCTGCTGACTGAGGCTGCAGCTCAGTTGTCACTCCTCAAGGGGGGGCACTGACACCTGATTTTCCAGATACTGTACTACTAAACAGACCTGGCTAATGTTTAGGATACTGAAAGTTTCTATAGACGATGCCCTAACCATTTTTTGGAAAATCTCCAGCAGGTGTTAGAGATTACAGTGTGTCAAATCTTTCTCTGTCATATCTTACCTGTCGAAACATGAACATGTTACCATAGAATGGTACTGGCTTTGGATGTCTGATGCCACATCGAGAGAGGACTGAAAAAGGATAGATTGAATACCTAAAAGAAAGAGCACAGAGGTGTGCTGATAAGTGATAACTAaaggaaaatacttttttttttttaaataaaccaacatttcccaaaatattcTCTTGGAtgtaaaataaagacacaacaTATACTACcacatatgaatatataaagGGTGTATTGAATTTCCAAAAAGTTTAACAATCTtattttcaaacttttaaattaTAAAGGGCAGTGTTTCAAGCAGACAGCATTTTACTTGGTTTGCCAGAGAACTAAAGCTTACACTGTCTGTATAATTTACCAAACTGTAACAATTATACATAATACACAATTCGCACTAATAAGGGGTTGCATCTCAATTTTGTTGTACAATGTACAATGACAAcaaagatctattctattctattcaattATGAATGTATTTTGACTTTTCTCAATCTCATCATTTCTATTTCACTTTCTATACCATGGATATTTTGTTTGCAAATTTCTACAGCAGCAATACATCACAAACAGACAGGGATTTAAAGCATTTTCTCACCAG
Coding sequences within it:
- the parp12a gene encoding protein mono-ADP-ribosyltransferase PARP12 isoform X2, translating into MTARVSKFIVQTLCENEGCLDFKSLKDEIAQTFTVAEPLLKQVLFDDGIIAIREVRRSVSGSGHIISPDSLVVAKTSLRICQKKPGECQQCDSLHLCRYFVCGDCTFGHKCKNPHSLALPYNAELLGRWGLHNLTEKQLFQLLLQNDPYLLPEICPHYNKGNGLHGSCRFTTSCTKLHVCLHHLQGDCKFGSDCKRAHNIDAQGMKIFRGFSQENIANLLKIYRNKFIIMGQQGRKPSAVAALPEVKGPVQQLSQKPSQSKPTSPTSLTSPTPLASSAGAPKTISDAERDEICLFFIRKHCSFKDKCARVHWDSPYRWQVLERDMTWKDLLNMEDIEKAYCDPGQDTSCTDQAASPTLGGIFRLLSFQSPAPPAVQSVDFMTMTYKGSPVRRLSTASSVTKPPHFILTTKWLWYWKDENGKWQEFGQGDTQASTTSQTLENVYLADKDAQIHFSAGRQQYVLNFKGATGTPPMYQQNIKYHTQREVRRRPLFVSAQDVEAQLKSAPSLSSSTADSVPSYWDKSALPDFGYKLVPLPQSNEYYKMIAMLFRSTMPKSKINSIKRIQNPSLWKVFQWQREQMKLRSGGKPVEEKYLFHGTDDSLLEAICEQNFDWRMCGVHGTAYGKGSYFAKDASYSDRYAGIKGNRHKIMFVALVLVGEYTKGTSSYVRPPPKGNSRTFYDSCVNCTSNPGIFVIFEKQQIYPEYIIDYS
- the tbxas1 gene encoding thromboxane-A synthase — its product is MEALVDMLNVFHMKASGFPVTLSLFLIFLGLLYWYSIYPFSVLSRCGIRHPKPVPFYGNMFMFRQGFFNPISDLIKTHGRVCGYYLGRRAVVVVADPDMLRQVMVKDFSSFPNRMTIRFATKPMTDCLLMLRNERWKRVRSILTPSFSAAKMKEMVPLINTATSSLMNNLNIYAESGEAFDIHKCFGCFTMDVIASVAFATQVDSQNNPDDPFVNHAQTFFTFNFFRPIMLVFIAFPFIMAPLAKFIPNNRRDQMNQFFIRSIQRIIEQREEQPPEQRRRDFLQLMLDARSSSESVSVEHFDTANHTDEPEYRDQQAQPSTSNQDDRLNSQETPTRRPQKKMITEDEIVGQSFVFLLAGYETSSNTLAFTCYLLALNPECQCRVQEEVDDFFTRHEAPNYTNVQELKYLDMVISEALRLYPPGFRFARDIDNDCVVNGQCLPKGATLEIPAGFLHRDPEYWPEPEKFIPERFTPEAKASRHPFVYLPFGAGPRNCVGMRLAQLEIKMALVNLFQRFSVVACSETKVPLELKSSSTLGPKNGIFVKITRRDTEEG
- the parp12a gene encoding protein mono-ADP-ribosyltransferase PARP12 isoform X1, which gives rise to MTARVSKFIVQTLCENEGCLDFKSLKDEIAQTFTVAEPLLKQVLFDDGIIAIREVRRSVSGSGHIISPDSLVVAKTSLRICQKKPGECQQCDSLHLCRYFVCGDCTFGHKCKNPHSLALPYNAELLGRWGLHNLTEKQLFQLLLQNDPYLLPEICPHYNKGNGLHGSCRFTTSCTKLHVCLHHLQGDCKFGSDCKRAHNIDAQGMKIFRGFSQENIANLLKIYRNKFIIMGQQGRKPSAVAALPEVKGPVQQLSQKPSQSKPTSPTSLTSPTPLASSAGAPKTISDAERDEICLFFIRKHCSFKDKCARVHWDSPYRWQVLERDMTWKDLLNMEDIEKAYCDPGQDTSCTDQAASPTLGGIFRLLSFQSPAPPAVQSVDFMTMTYKGSPVRRLSTASSVTKPPHFILTTKWLWYWKDENGKWQEFGQGDTQASTTSQTLENVYLADKDAQIHFSAGRQQYVLNFKGATGTPPMYQQNIKYHTQREVRRRPLFVSAQDVEAQLKSSAPSLSSSTADSVPSYWDKSALPDFGYKLVPLPQSNEYYKMIAMLFRSTMPKSKINSIKRIQNPSLWKVFQWQREQMKLRSGGKPVEEKYLFHGTDDSLLEAICEQNFDWRMCGVHGTAYGKGSYFAKDASYSDRYAGIKGNRHKIMFVALVLVGEYTKGTSSYVRPPPKGNSRTFYDSCVNCTSNPGIFVIFEKQQIYPEYIIDYS